One Coffea arabica cultivar ET-39 chromosome 5e, Coffea Arabica ET-39 HiFi, whole genome shotgun sequence DNA segment encodes these proteins:
- the LOC113688193 gene encoding uncharacterized protein codes for MIPLSNSKPIMAISSANLIPRTAIQLQRQVLLIPWVKRKMKIGIISCSRRRDYSNSVPVRYIPKKLLENKEPEASFYSPSNGLGDVKIHGTNSSESNGKRFELSKSEQTSCSTRSFVLGSKLRNLNENAIHNISNDVTLDGGRVVESNVPRIGISDSAQTSCSSRGFVADTEFQYQKEREKPVTGLDTSKVVQSNLEGMEHFKGAQTSCSSTSFVVDMEFQSQIEKPTNSLKADVGLDTITVAGSNEDRRELSKRAQTSCSGRSFVVGAEFLNENEKPIDNLDCDVGSASNRAVRSNMQRSELSKSVQTSCSSRSFVGDTEFQDQNENPINSIKNNIGFGTSRVVQSNEQRRDLSKSAQTSSCGQICIVDNKFQSQYAKRIDYHAGLGIGEELDDHMQYDSYEVMEELEGFSEEESNQDHRIQGSRIKKDVEKLAIELLATRAYTAVELRKKLLGKEFPVWVVDAVITDFQTRGFINDGLYAETFSRSRWSSSTWGPRRIKKALYSKGVSIMDTEKAIKLVFNDASACEDEESGLGISKRSMDHLFSQASKQWLRSCGASTETRKSRIVRWLQYRGFNWSIINSVLKKLESHYPS; via the exons aTGATTCCACTCTCAAACTCGAAACCAATAATGGCGATTTCATCTGCAAATCTAATCCCCAGAACTGCAATTCAGCTACAGAGGCAAGTCCTTCTGATCCCCTG GGTGAAAAGGAAGATGAAGATAGGAATTATTAGCTGTTCAAGGAGGAGAGACTACAGCAATTCGGTTCCAGTAAGGTACATTCCTAagaaattgttagaaaataaAGAACCAGAAGCTTCTTTTTATTCTCCCTCAAATGGATTAGGTGATGTGAAAATACATGGTACTAATAGTTCAGAATCAAATGGCAAAAGATTTGAACTTTCCAAAAGTGAGCAGACTTCATGCAGTACCAGGAGCTTTGTTTTAGGTTCCAAGCTTCGAAATCTAAATGAAAATGCAATTCACAACATAAGCAATGATGTGACATTGGATGGTGGTAGAGTTGTTGAGTCAAATGTACCAAGGATTGGAATTTCGGATAGTGCGCAGACATCTTGCAGTAGCAGGGGCTTTGTTGCTGACACGGAGTTTCAATaccaaaaagaaagagaaaagccaGTTACTGGATTGGATACCAGTAAAGTTGTTCAATCAAATCTAGAGGGAATGGAACATTTTAAAGGTGCACAGACTTCTTGCAGTAGCACGAGCTTTGTTGTGGACATGGAGTTTCAAAGTCAAATCGAAAAGCCAACTAACAGTTTGAAAGCTGATGTTGGATTGGATACAATTACAGTTGCTGGATCAAATGAGGACAGACGTGAACTTTCCAAACGTGCTCAGACCTCATGCAGTGGCAGAAGCTTTGTTGTTGGTGCAGAGTTTCTGAATGAGAATGAAAAGCCAATTGATAACTTAGACTGTGATGTTGGTTCAGCTTCAAATAGAGCTGTTCGATCAAATATGCAAAGAAGTGAACTTTCCAAGAGTGTGCAGACATCATGCAGCAGCAGGAGCTTTGTGGGGGACACTGAGTTTCAAGATCAAAATGAAAACCCAATTAACagcataaaaaataatattggaTTTGGTACAAGTAGAGTTGTTCAATCAAATGAACAGAGACGTGATCTTTCCAAAAGTGCACAGACTTCAAGCTGTGGCCAGATTTGTATTGTAGATAACAAGTTTCAAAGCCAATATGCAAAAAGAATTGATTATCATGCTGGATTGG GGATTGGAGAAGAACTTGATGATCATATGCAGTATGACAGCTACGAGGTCATGGAGGAACTCGAAGGTTTTTCGGAAGAGGAGAGCAATCAAGACCATAGGATTCAAGGATCTCGAATAAAGAAAGATGTTGAGAAGTTGGCCATTGAATTACTTGCTACGAG AGCTTATACAGCTGTGGAGCTAAGAAAGAAACTGCTGGGGAAGGAATTTCCAGTTTGGGTTGTTGATGCAGTAATAACTGACTTTCAGACCAG AGGCTTTATCAATGATGGCTTGTATGCGGAAACATTTTCCCGTTCTAGATGGTCGTCCTCAACTTGGGGTCCGAGGCGaataaaaaag GCCCTCTACAGCAAGGGAGTCAGCATCATGGACACAGAGAAGGCGATAAAGTTAGTTTTCAATGATGCTTCAGCTTGTGAAGATGAAGAATCAGGTCTTGGTATATCAAAGCGTTCAATGGATCATTTATTTTCTCAGGCTTCAAAGCAATGGTTGCGAAGTTGTGGTGCGTCTACAGAGACAAGAAAATCCAGGATTGTTCGCTGGCTCCAATACCGTGGCTTCAATTGGAGCATTATCAATTCTGTGCTAAAGAAGTTAGAGTCGCACTATCCTTCCTAA
- the LOC140006796 gene encoding uncharacterized protein yields the protein MIPLSNSKPIMAISSANLIPRTAIQLQRQVLLIPWVKRKMKIGIISCSRRRDYSNSVPVRYIPKKLLENKEPEASFYSPSNGLGDVKIHGTNSSESNGKRFELSKSEQTSCSTRSFVLGSKLRNLNENAIHNISNDVTLDGGRVVESNVPRIGISDSAQTSCSSRGFVADTEFQYQKEREKPVTGLDTSKVVQSNLEGMEHFKGAQTSCSSTSFVVDMEFQSQIEKPTNSLKADVGLDTITVAGSNEDRRELSKRAQTSCSGRSFVVGAEFLNENEKPIDNLDCDVGSASNRAVRSNIQRSELSKSVQTSCSSRSFAGDTEFQHQNENPELFNQINRDLNFPKVNRLQAVARFVL from the exons aTGATTCCACTCTCAAACTCGAAACCAATAATGGCGATTTCATCTGCAAATCTAATCCCCAGAACTGCAATTCAGCTACAGAGGCAAGTCCTTCTGATCCCCTG GGTGAAAAGGAAGATGAAGATAGGAATTATTAGCTGTTCAAGGAGGAGAGACTACAGCAATTCGGTTCCAGTAAGGTACATTCCTAagaaattgttagaaaataaAGAACCAGAAGCTTCTTTTTATTCTCCCTCAAATGGATTAGGTGATGTGAAAATACATGGTACTAATAGTTCAGAATCAAATGGCAAAAGATTTGAACTTTCCAAAAGTGAGCAGACTTCATGCAGTACCAGGAGCTTTGTTTTAGGTTCCAAGCTTCGAAATCTAAATGAAAATGCAATTCACAACATAAGCAATGATGTGACATTGGATGGTGGTAGAGTTGTTGAGTCAAATGTACCAAGGATTGGAATTTCGGATAGTGCGCAGACATCTTGCAGTAGCAGGGGCTTTGTTGCTGACACGGAGTTTCAATaccaaaaagaaagagaaaagccaGTTACTGGATTGGATACAAGTAAAGTTGTTCAATCAAATCTAGAGGGAATGGAACATTTTAAAGGTGCACAGACTTCTTGCAGTAGCACGAGCTTTGTTGTGGACATGGAGTTTCAAAGTCAAATCGAAAAGCCAACTAACAGTTTGAAAGCTGATGTTGGATTGGATACAATTACAGTTGCTGGATCAAATGAGGACAGACGTGAACTTTCCAAACGTGCTCAGACCTCATGCAGTGGCAGAAGCTTTGTTGTTGGTGCAGAGTTTCTGAATGAGAATGAAAAGCCAATTGATAACTTAGACTGTGATGTTGGCTCAGCTTCAAATAGAGCTGTTCgatcaaatatacaaagaaGTGAACTTTCCAAGAGTGTGCAGACATCATGCAGCAGTAGGAGCTTTGCGGGGGACACTGAGTTTCAACATCAAAATGAAAACCCAGAGTTGttcaatcaaataaacagaGACTTGAACTTTCCAAAAGTGAACAGACTTCAAGCAGTGGCCAGATTTGTATTGTAG
- the LOC113688198 gene encoding uncharacterized protein, producing the protein MQISCKILKMIAFPVETASSLDPEQLEQRRLTEAVANESIENFVTCIHRARLAGLSRDIMVSWSKSLMGHSLHILVENPSEENHSTCKIDLKTWQFWGKKGLKSFKVGERRVDVFWDLRTAKFSSSPEPVSDYYVALVSEKELVLLLGDQKTEAYKRTRSKPSPMDAALVHKKESVFAKRCFCTRTMLGKGKKEHHIIIESALSGPYDPEMWISVDGVESLRIPNLHWRFRGNETLLVDDVPVQIFWDVHDWLYNSNESGPGTFIFMQGTLECEFDNDYGRRNLDHDAPSGENCDLRPEELSCTEFCHFLYAWMTE; encoded by the coding sequence atgcaaatttcatgcaaaatacTGAAAATGATTGCATTCCCTGTGGAAACTGCATCCTCTTTGGATCCTGAGCAACTTGAGCAGAGACGATTAACGGAGGCCGTGGCAAATGAAAGTATAGAGAATTTTGTAACCTGCATCCACAGGGCCAGACTTGCAGGATTGTCTCGGGACATCATGGTATCATGGTCCAAAAGTTTAATGGGCCACTCCCTTCACATCTTGGTTGAGAACCCTTCTGAGGAAAATCATTCAACATGCAAAATAGATCTCAAAACCTGGCAGTTTTGGGGCAAAAAAGGTCTAAAATCCTTCAAAGTTGGCGAAAGAAGAGTGGATGTCTTTTGGGATTTAAGGACAGCAAAATTTTCCAGCAGCCCGGAACCAGTCTCTGATTACTATGTTGCTTTGGTCTCTGAAAAAGAGCTTGTTTTATTGCTTGGTGATCAAAAGACAGAAGCATATAAAAGAACCAGGTCAAAACCGTCGCCGATGGATGCTGCATTAGTGCATAAGAAAGAGAGTGTTTTTGCCAAGAGGTGTTTTTGCACCAGAACCATGTTAGGCAAAGGTAAAAAGGAACATCACATCATAATCGAGTCTGCTCTATCAGGGCCTTATGATCCTGAAATGTGGATTAGTGTGGATGGCGTTGAGTCGCTACGAATTCCCAACTTGCATTGGAGATTCAGGGGAAATGAAACTCTATTAGTGGATGACGTGCCTGTACAGATTTTCTGGGATGTGCACGATTGGTTATACAATAGCAATGAATCAGGACCTGGGACATTCATTTTCATGCAAGGTACTCTTGAATGTGAATTTGATAACGACTATGGTAGAAGAAATTTAGACCATGATGCTCCAAGTGGTGAAAATTGTGATTTAAGACCGGAAGAATTATCCTGCACTGAATTCTGCCATTTCCTTTATGCTTGGATGACAGAATGA
- the LOC113743785 gene encoding uridine kinase-like protein 3 isoform X1, which produces MHCLAACYMGFDQLMGSKPVEDLIEASSGVHFSGFHLDGLISSTSEVEQPTTSAEDVHKQPFVIGVAGGAASGKTTVCDMIIEQLHDQRVVLVNQDSFYYNLTPEELTRVQEYNFDHPDAFDTEQLLCAMEKLKHGQAVDIPKYDFKSYKNDIFPRRRVNPSDVIILEGILIFHDPRVRDLMSMKIFVDTDADVRLARRIRRDTVEKGRDIGMVLDQYSKFVKPAFDDFILPTKKYADIIIPRGGDNPVAIDLIVQHIRTKLGQHDLCKIYPNLYVIHSTFQIRGMHTLIRDSQTTKHDFVFYADRLIRLVVEHGLGHLPFTEKQVITPTGSVYTGVDFCKRLCGASVIRSGESMENALRACCKGIKIGKILIHREGDNGQQLIYEKLPQDISNRHVLLLDPILGTGNSAVQAISLLLRKGVPESNIIFLNLISAPKGVHVVCKRFPKIKIVTSEIEVGLNEDFRVIPGMGEFGDRYFGTDDD; this is translated from the exons ATGCATTGTTTGGCAGCTTGTTACATGGGATTC GATCAACTAATGGGTTCAAAACCTGTTGAAGATTTGATAGAGGCTTCTTCAGGGGTTCATTTCTCTGGATTCCACTTGGATGGATTAATCTCCAGTACTTCAGAAGTTGAGCAACCGACAACCTCTGCAGAAGATGTGCACAAGCAACCCTTTGTCATCG GAGTTGCTGGAGGTGCAGCATCAGGGAAGACCACAGTTTGTGATATGATTATTGAGCAACTTCATGATCAGCGTGTTGTACTTGTTAACCAG GATTCCTTTTATTACAATTTGACACCAGAAGAACTTACAAGAGTGCAAGAATACAATTTTGACCATCCTG ATGCATTTGACACTGAGCAATTACTTTGTGCTATGGAGAAATTGAAGCATGGCCAAGCAGTAGATATTCCCAAATATGACTTCAAGAGTTACAAAAATGACATTTTCCCTCGTAGAAGg GTAAATCCTTCAGATGTTATCATTTTGGAGGGCATTCTCATTTTTCACGATCCGCGTGTTCGAGATTTGATGAGCATGAAGATATTTGTAGATACAG ATGCTGATGTACGCTTGGCCAGAAGAATCAGACGTGATACAGTTGAGAAGGGTAGAGATATTGGAATGGTGTTAGACCAG TACTCAAAGTTTGTGAAGCCAGCTTTCGATGATTTTATTCTTCCAACAAAGAAGTATGCAGATATTATCATTCCCCGAGGAGGAGACAATCCTGTTGCCATTGATTTGATTGTTCAACATATTCGCACAAAACTTGGTCAACATGATCTTTGTAAAATATATCCTAATTTGTATGTGATTCACTCAACTTTTCAG ATTCGTGGTATGCATACACTTATACGTGATTCCCAAAcaacaaaacatgattttgtcTTCTATGCTGATAGATTAATACGTCTG GTTGTTGAACATGGTCTAGGACATCTTCCATTTACAGAAAAGCAGGTGATCACCCCAACTG GATCTGTATACACTGGTGTGGACTTTTGCAAGAGATTATGTGGTGCCTCTGTAATAAGAAG TGGTGAAAGTATGGAGAACGCCTTGCGAGCATGCTGCAAAGGTATCAAGATCGGCAAGATTCTAATCCATAGAGAGGGTGATAACGGTCAGCAG TTGATCTACGAGAAACTTCCACAAGATATTTCGAATAGGCATGTCTTATTGTTAGACCCCATCCTGGGAACAG GAAATTCGGCTGTTCAAGCTATTTCTTTACTTCTAAGGAAGGGAGTACCCGAATCCAACATCATATTCCTTAATCTCATTTCA GCACCAAAAGGAGTACATGTAGTCTGTAAGCGTTTCCCTAAAATAAAGATTGTGACATCTGAGATTGAAGTTGGATTAAATGAAGATTTCCGTGTTATCCCAGGCATGGGAGAGTTTGGTGACCGATATTTTGGCACAGATGATGATTGA
- the LOC113743785 gene encoding uridine kinase-like protein 3 isoform X2 has protein sequence MFDQLMGSKPVEDLIEASSGVHFSGFHLDGLISSTSEVEQPTTSAEDVHKQPFVIGVAGGAASGKTTVCDMIIEQLHDQRVVLVNQDSFYYNLTPEELTRVQEYNFDHPDAFDTEQLLCAMEKLKHGQAVDIPKYDFKSYKNDIFPRRRVNPSDVIILEGILIFHDPRVRDLMSMKIFVDTDADVRLARRIRRDTVEKGRDIGMVLDQYSKFVKPAFDDFILPTKKYADIIIPRGGDNPVAIDLIVQHIRTKLGQHDLCKIYPNLYVIHSTFQIRGMHTLIRDSQTTKHDFVFYADRLIRLVVEHGLGHLPFTEKQVITPTGSVYTGVDFCKRLCGASVIRSGESMENALRACCKGIKIGKILIHREGDNGQQLIYEKLPQDISNRHVLLLDPILGTGNSAVQAISLLLRKGVPESNIIFLNLISAPKGVHVVCKRFPKIKIVTSEIEVGLNEDFRVIPGMGEFGDRYFGTDDD, from the exons ATGTTT GATCAACTAATGGGTTCAAAACCTGTTGAAGATTTGATAGAGGCTTCTTCAGGGGTTCATTTCTCTGGATTCCACTTGGATGGATTAATCTCCAGTACTTCAGAAGTTGAGCAACCGACAACCTCTGCAGAAGATGTGCACAAGCAACCCTTTGTCATCG GAGTTGCTGGAGGTGCAGCATCAGGGAAGACCACAGTTTGTGATATGATTATTGAGCAACTTCATGATCAGCGTGTTGTACTTGTTAACCAG GATTCCTTTTATTACAATTTGACACCAGAAGAACTTACAAGAGTGCAAGAATACAATTTTGACCATCCTG ATGCATTTGACACTGAGCAATTACTTTGTGCTATGGAGAAATTGAAGCATGGCCAAGCAGTAGATATTCCCAAATATGACTTCAAGAGTTACAAAAATGACATTTTCCCTCGTAGAAGg GTAAATCCTTCAGATGTTATCATTTTGGAGGGCATTCTCATTTTTCACGATCCGCGTGTTCGAGATTTGATGAGCATGAAGATATTTGTAGATACAG ATGCTGATGTACGCTTGGCCAGAAGAATCAGACGTGATACAGTTGAGAAGGGTAGAGATATTGGAATGGTGTTAGACCAG TACTCAAAGTTTGTGAAGCCAGCTTTCGATGATTTTATTCTTCCAACAAAGAAGTATGCAGATATTATCATTCCCCGAGGAGGAGACAATCCTGTTGCCATTGATTTGATTGTTCAACATATTCGCACAAAACTTGGTCAACATGATCTTTGTAAAATATATCCTAATTTGTATGTGATTCACTCAACTTTTCAG ATTCGTGGTATGCATACACTTATACGTGATTCCCAAAcaacaaaacatgattttgtcTTCTATGCTGATAGATTAATACGTCTG GTTGTTGAACATGGTCTAGGACATCTTCCATTTACAGAAAAGCAGGTGATCACCCCAACTG GATCTGTATACACTGGTGTGGACTTTTGCAAGAGATTATGTGGTGCCTCTGTAATAAGAAG TGGTGAAAGTATGGAGAACGCCTTGCGAGCATGCTGCAAAGGTATCAAGATCGGCAAGATTCTAATCCATAGAGAGGGTGATAACGGTCAGCAG TTGATCTACGAGAAACTTCCACAAGATATTTCGAATAGGCATGTCTTATTGTTAGACCCCATCCTGGGAACAG GAAATTCGGCTGTTCAAGCTATTTCTTTACTTCTAAGGAAGGGAGTACCCGAATCCAACATCATATTCCTTAATCTCATTTCA GCACCAAAAGGAGTACATGTAGTCTGTAAGCGTTTCCCTAAAATAAAGATTGTGACATCTGAGATTGAAGTTGGATTAAATGAAGATTTCCGTGTTATCCCAGGCATGGGAGAGTTTGGTGACCGATATTTTGGCACAGATGATGATTGA
- the LOC113743785 gene encoding uridine kinase-like protein 3 isoform X3: MGSKPVEDLIEASSGVHFSGFHLDGLISSTSEVEQPTTSAEDVHKQPFVIGVAGGAASGKTTVCDMIIEQLHDQRVVLVNQDSFYYNLTPEELTRVQEYNFDHPDAFDTEQLLCAMEKLKHGQAVDIPKYDFKSYKNDIFPRRRVNPSDVIILEGILIFHDPRVRDLMSMKIFVDTDADVRLARRIRRDTVEKGRDIGMVLDQYSKFVKPAFDDFILPTKKYADIIIPRGGDNPVAIDLIVQHIRTKLGQHDLCKIYPNLYVIHSTFQIRGMHTLIRDSQTTKHDFVFYADRLIRLVVEHGLGHLPFTEKQVITPTGSVYTGVDFCKRLCGASVIRSGESMENALRACCKGIKIGKILIHREGDNGQQLIYEKLPQDISNRHVLLLDPILGTGNSAVQAISLLLRKGVPESNIIFLNLISAPKGVHVVCKRFPKIKIVTSEIEVGLNEDFRVIPGMGEFGDRYFGTDDD, from the exons ATGGGTTCAAAACCTGTTGAAGATTTGATAGAGGCTTCTTCAGGGGTTCATTTCTCTGGATTCCACTTGGATGGATTAATCTCCAGTACTTCAGAAGTTGAGCAACCGACAACCTCTGCAGAAGATGTGCACAAGCAACCCTTTGTCATCG GAGTTGCTGGAGGTGCAGCATCAGGGAAGACCACAGTTTGTGATATGATTATTGAGCAACTTCATGATCAGCGTGTTGTACTTGTTAACCAG GATTCCTTTTATTACAATTTGACACCAGAAGAACTTACAAGAGTGCAAGAATACAATTTTGACCATCCTG ATGCATTTGACACTGAGCAATTACTTTGTGCTATGGAGAAATTGAAGCATGGCCAAGCAGTAGATATTCCCAAATATGACTTCAAGAGTTACAAAAATGACATTTTCCCTCGTAGAAGg GTAAATCCTTCAGATGTTATCATTTTGGAGGGCATTCTCATTTTTCACGATCCGCGTGTTCGAGATTTGATGAGCATGAAGATATTTGTAGATACAG ATGCTGATGTACGCTTGGCCAGAAGAATCAGACGTGATACAGTTGAGAAGGGTAGAGATATTGGAATGGTGTTAGACCAG TACTCAAAGTTTGTGAAGCCAGCTTTCGATGATTTTATTCTTCCAACAAAGAAGTATGCAGATATTATCATTCCCCGAGGAGGAGACAATCCTGTTGCCATTGATTTGATTGTTCAACATATTCGCACAAAACTTGGTCAACATGATCTTTGTAAAATATATCCTAATTTGTATGTGATTCACTCAACTTTTCAG ATTCGTGGTATGCATACACTTATACGTGATTCCCAAAcaacaaaacatgattttgtcTTCTATGCTGATAGATTAATACGTCTG GTTGTTGAACATGGTCTAGGACATCTTCCATTTACAGAAAAGCAGGTGATCACCCCAACTG GATCTGTATACACTGGTGTGGACTTTTGCAAGAGATTATGTGGTGCCTCTGTAATAAGAAG TGGTGAAAGTATGGAGAACGCCTTGCGAGCATGCTGCAAAGGTATCAAGATCGGCAAGATTCTAATCCATAGAGAGGGTGATAACGGTCAGCAG TTGATCTACGAGAAACTTCCACAAGATATTTCGAATAGGCATGTCTTATTGTTAGACCCCATCCTGGGAACAG GAAATTCGGCTGTTCAAGCTATTTCTTTACTTCTAAGGAAGGGAGTACCCGAATCCAACATCATATTCCTTAATCTCATTTCA GCACCAAAAGGAGTACATGTAGTCTGTAAGCGTTTCCCTAAAATAAAGATTGTGACATCTGAGATTGAAGTTGGATTAAATGAAGATTTCCGTGTTATCCCAGGCATGGGAGAGTTTGGTGACCGATATTTTGGCACAGATGATGATTGA